In Saccharolobus solfataricus, a genomic segment contains:
- a CDS encoding cysteine hydrolase family protein: MYMVNLIMKIEVPTIPEHKEIVLDPTNTALIIVDMQNDFVRKNGKLSVPTAEATIPYIKRLIEKARSSNALVIYTQDWHMKDDPEFKIWGEHALAGTWGAEIINELAPEKEDFIIKKYRYDAFFESSLDYILRVKNIKNTVITGTVANICVLHTAGSAALRWYNVIMPKDSISAITEFDYYAALRQVDFLYKGIITTADGIKFER, encoded by the coding sequence GTGTATATGGTAAATTTAATTATGAAAATTGAAGTACCAACTATCCCAGAACATAAAGAGATAGTATTAGATCCCACCAATACCGCATTGATAATTGTAGATATGCAAAATGATTTCGTAAGAAAAAACGGTAAACTGTCAGTCCCTACTGCGGAGGCTACTATACCATATATAAAGAGATTAATTGAAAAGGCTAGAAGTTCTAATGCTTTGGTAATATACACACAAGATTGGCATATGAAAGATGACCCAGAATTCAAAATATGGGGGGAACACGCATTAGCGGGAACCTGGGGTGCAGAAATAATTAACGAACTAGCTCCAGAAAAGGAAGATTTCATAATAAAGAAGTATAGATATGATGCATTCTTCGAATCTTCATTAGATTATATTCTTAGAGTCAAAAATATTAAAAATACAGTAATTACGGGCACTGTAGCGAATATTTGTGTATTACATACTGCGGGTAGTGCTGCTTTAAGGTGGTATAATGTAATTATGCCAAAGGATTCAATATCAGCAATAACTGAGTTTGATTATTATGCTGCATTAAGGCAAGTAGACTTTTTATACAAGGGAATAATAACTACTGCAGACGGTATTAAATTTGAGAGGTAG
- a CDS encoding DHH family phosphoesterase: MEYYAIVHNDFDGTASAAVYARAVKALPKNVFFTEPNKLHSLLASLELRGVYNIMIADLGINASTFNEIVKNLKKLIDQGANVEWFDHHVWKDEWKEELRKIGVSVYHDTSTCGAGVIYKYKNPNDEFSRKLSSADCSVDIWLHDDPMGEKLRRIVENNKDYSWKNELIKMFYNGILWNNTFDKTLEDVVSKELEGYKKVMKSYKLIQINGHKVVVAVRWKGPPDISYASQFLMTRTNASVFASANGKSISFRSKEIDVRQFAVKLGGGGHPLAAGAQLKVPIIYRFLNRIGIKGPMLNWVTKVVQNTIAEVGFVGYQESKKSSTPSPY, translated from the coding sequence TTGGAATACTATGCCATAGTACATAACGATTTTGATGGAACAGCGTCTGCAGCCGTTTATGCTAGGGCAGTTAAGGCGTTACCTAAAAACGTGTTTTTCACAGAGCCAAACAAATTACACTCACTTCTAGCCTCATTGGAGCTTAGAGGAGTATATAATATCATGATCGCAGACTTGGGAATAAACGCTAGTACGTTCAATGAAATTGTAAAGAATTTAAAAAAACTGATCGATCAAGGTGCCAACGTAGAGTGGTTCGATCATCACGTTTGGAAGGATGAATGGAAAGAGGAATTAAGAAAAATAGGCGTTTCAGTATATCATGATACCTCGACATGCGGTGCAGGGGTTATATATAAGTATAAAAACCCTAACGACGAGTTTTCCAGAAAGTTATCTTCAGCGGATTGTTCAGTTGATATATGGCTTCACGACGATCCTATGGGGGAGAAACTCAGAAGAATAGTTGAGAATAACAAGGACTACTCATGGAAAAATGAACTGATAAAAATGTTTTATAATGGAATATTGTGGAACAACACTTTTGATAAGACGCTAGAGGATGTTGTGTCTAAGGAGTTAGAGGGATATAAAAAAGTAATGAAGAGTTACAAGTTAATACAAATTAATGGTCATAAGGTTGTCGTGGCAGTAAGGTGGAAAGGGCCTCCTGATATAAGTTATGCTTCCCAGTTTTTGATGACTAGAACTAACGCTTCTGTCTTCGCATCAGCAAATGGAAAAAGTATTTCCTTTAGAAGTAAGGAAATTGATGTTAGGCAATTTGCTGTCAAGTTAGGTGGAGGAGGGCATCCCTTAGCCGCCGGGGCACAGCTAAAAGTTCCCATAATATATAGGTTTTTAAATAGGATTGGGATAAAAGGTCCTATGCTAAATTGGGTTACTAAAGTAGTTCAGAATACTATAGCAGAAGTCGGTTTTGTGGGGTATCAAGAGAGTAAGAAGAGTAGCACTCCTTCGCCATATTAA
- a CDS encoding metallophosphoesterase family protein has translation MLIISTSDIHSPRYLTEFFLAVRELGNIKADLALLAGDLVERGEYVHFTPVYNALKNRVRQIVSIFGNEDFIENRRYYRENYGDIIWLEDSKVETEIDNKKIIIIGSEGVLEKPTVWQVSNGITEDFYMKRLEKITEMTCNSKADIKILLTHYATTFQTVFGERKSVYPHLGYRVLEELSTKGKDCLPNIAIHGHAHYAKRTLSVVKNVRVYNVALPANRKIITIHTL, from the coding sequence GTGCTTATCATATCAACCTCTGACATACACTCACCTAGGTATTTAACCGAATTTTTCTTAGCTGTACGAGAGCTTGGGAACATTAAAGCTGATTTAGCACTATTAGCCGGGGATCTAGTTGAGAGAGGTGAATATGTGCATTTTACTCCAGTATATAACGCCTTAAAAAATAGGGTGAGGCAAATAGTCTCAATTTTTGGTAATGAAGATTTTATAGAAAATAGGAGATATTATAGAGAAAATTATGGCGATATAATCTGGTTAGAAGATAGTAAGGTTGAAACTGAGATTGACAATAAAAAAATTATAATAATTGGTAGTGAGGGAGTTCTAGAAAAGCCAACAGTGTGGCAAGTGAGTAACGGAATAACTGAGGACTTTTACATGAAGAGGTTAGAGAAAATTACCGAGATGACTTGCAACTCTAAAGCAGATATTAAAATCCTTTTAACTCATTACGCTACTACCTTTCAAACAGTATTTGGTGAAAGAAAGAGTGTATATCCACATTTGGGATATAGAGTATTAGAGGAGTTATCAACAAAGGGAAAAGATTGTTTACCTAATATAGCGATCCATGGTCATGCGCATTACGCAAAAAGGACACTATCAGTAGTGAAAAACGTTAGGGTATATAATGTCGCATTACCAGCTAATAGGAAAATTATAACCATACATACTCTTTAA
- a CDS encoding DUF763 domain-containing protein, whose amino-acid sequence MEVEGIADLPLHTGHVPPWLVPIMKRLSKAIVEIMVLELGPQKVVERFSNPLWFQAFNNIIGMDWDSSGSTTVTLGILKDIVNPKAHGFAVLGGKGKNALKVPEEVDALVFDIDRNKIKNISKIVAKVDSTLVQDGHQLYHHSMLVTEDGRWSIIQQGMNLETKFARRYHWKETENFIVEPHSAISGIKTDIAVNVIDKEKDKTRKLILDLLRENPNKIVSLYTQAMAMLKGQTTLDLWIKGGSIAFVSKGARLIYMKPVDVNRIKQVLREIYEVNPLTFEEALVSGLGPSTARALYLVADLIYNEPPSYKDPVNYPYDPFKYAFAIGGKDGIPYPVNRKVAWEVIFTLEDFITRAKLEESDKRLALRRLMELSKGIKK is encoded by the coding sequence GTGGAAGTAGAGGGAATTGCGGATTTACCACTTCACACTGGACACGTTCCTCCATGGTTAGTTCCCATTATGAAAAGATTGTCTAAGGCTATAGTGGAAATTATGGTTCTTGAATTAGGCCCTCAAAAAGTGGTAGAGAGGTTTTCAAATCCCTTGTGGTTTCAAGCTTTCAATAACATAATTGGAATGGATTGGGATTCTTCTGGCTCCACCACAGTAACGCTAGGTATTTTGAAGGATATTGTAAACCCTAAGGCTCATGGCTTTGCTGTGCTGGGAGGTAAGGGTAAAAACGCTCTAAAAGTTCCGGAAGAAGTTGACGCATTAGTCTTTGATATTGATAGGAATAAGATTAAAAATATAAGTAAAATAGTAGCAAAAGTCGATTCTACCTTGGTTCAAGATGGCCATCAACTCTACCACCACTCAATGCTTGTAACTGAAGACGGAAGGTGGAGTATAATCCAGCAAGGTATGAATTTAGAAACGAAGTTCGCTAGGAGATACCATTGGAAAGAAACTGAAAATTTTATAGTAGAACCTCATTCTGCTATATCCGGTATTAAGACTGATATTGCAGTTAACGTAATAGATAAAGAAAAGGATAAGACAAGGAAGTTAATATTAGATTTGTTAAGAGAGAATCCTAACAAGATAGTCTCTTTATATACTCAAGCAATGGCTATGCTTAAGGGTCAAACAACTTTAGATTTGTGGATAAAAGGTGGATCAATAGCATTTGTATCTAAAGGGGCAAGATTAATTTATATGAAACCTGTGGATGTTAATAGAATCAAGCAAGTACTTAGGGAAATATATGAGGTTAACCCACTTACATTTGAGGAAGCACTAGTTAGCGGTTTAGGTCCCTCCACAGCCAGAGCACTGTACTTAGTAGCAGATCTAATATATAATGAGCCACCATCCTATAAAGACCCTGTGAATTATCCTTACGATCCATTTAAGTATGCATTTGCTATTGGCGGTAAAGACGGAATACCGTATCCAGTTAATAGGAAAGTAGCTTGGGAGGTGATATTTACTTTAGAAGATTTTATAACTAGGGCTAAACTTGAGGAGAGTGATAAAAGACTAGCTTTAAGGAGGTTAATGGAACTTTCTAAAGGTATTAAGAAATAG
- a CDS encoding DUF47 domain-containing protein yields the protein MFKLKLNNKEEEIFERITFTAELIGEAVKILQNEVDHVRKGEYDQVPADLIKIKSIHERAGMLREEILSTLYGEAFLPDFKESMVMLAQALFNTLSSVKDAARALGSRKVDAKCITILSDMLITYLALVNEASFKIHELTRHLGSDVEVSLKLSREIQAMEREGDDIKDTLLQRLYEIEKQIDIISILQMKDVIIFIDDILDSLEDATLSVEIFYATLKS from the coding sequence ATGTTTAAATTAAAGCTAAATAATAAGGAGGAAGAGATATTCGAGAGAATTACCTTTACTGCTGAACTAATTGGTGAGGCAGTCAAGATTTTGCAAAATGAAGTTGATCATGTAAGAAAGGGGGAATATGACCAAGTTCCTGCAGATTTAATTAAAATTAAATCTATTCACGAAAGGGCTGGAATGCTACGTGAGGAGATACTTTCAACTCTTTATGGAGAAGCATTTTTACCTGATTTTAAGGAATCAATGGTAATGTTGGCTCAAGCTCTTTTTAACACTTTAAGCTCTGTAAAGGATGCTGCTAGGGCTCTGGGGTCTAGGAAAGTCGATGCTAAATGTATAACAATCCTCTCAGATATGCTAATTACGTATCTAGCATTAGTAAATGAGGCCTCGTTCAAGATTCATGAATTAACTAGACATCTAGGATCAGATGTTGAAGTTTCATTGAAACTAAGTAGGGAAATACAAGCAATGGAGAGAGAAGGAGATGATATCAAAGACACTCTTCTGCAGAGACTTTATGAGATAGAGAAGCAGATAGACATTATAAGTATATTACAAATGAAAGACGTAATCATATTCATAGACGATATATTAGACTCATTAGAAGATGCTACATTAAGTGTTGAGATATTTTACGCTACCTTAAAGTCCTAA
- a CDS encoding inorganic phosphate transporter has translation MAITIIISTQTVIEYILFIVGLVSCYVIGANNNATSLGILFATNAVKKRYAYILNMISIFVGVVLGSLTMLHSVYGVVYGNSLYVIIAILTSLSSSIITFYYLNKSGIPSSLSQTFYPSIAILTLISHGFVKLDWVKLWVIVSSWIISPIIAIGFSLLFYLMLNKVVSGEIRIIKQIAIYRNLILFSSAFTSFIVGANAIGIIVSASLVTAPAYFVIPLYGLAAALGVLTSQRIAIRVGFRITKLGYLGASSALIGSNVINEIFTILGIPLSITQTIVGGIIGLSFRSFTSDVKKQVMQIFRSWSTSPIFAIVLSLAIFGVIKSILGL, from the coding sequence ATGGCAATAACAATAATAATTTCGACACAGACCGTTATTGAATACATATTGTTTATTGTCGGACTAGTATCATGTTACGTGATAGGAGCCAACAATAACGCGACATCACTAGGTATATTGTTTGCTACTAATGCCGTAAAGAAAAGATATGCTTACATTTTGAATATGATTTCTATCTTTGTGGGTGTAGTGTTAGGCAGTTTAACCATGTTACATAGTGTTTATGGGGTAGTTTATGGAAATAGTTTGTACGTCATAATAGCTATTTTAACTTCACTATCATCATCGATAATAACCTTTTATTATTTAAATAAATCCGGTATTCCTTCCTCTTTAAGTCAAACGTTCTATCCTTCAATTGCTATACTAACCTTAATATCACATGGGTTTGTAAAGTTAGATTGGGTAAAATTATGGGTGATAGTAAGCTCGTGGATCATCTCACCAATAATTGCGATTGGATTTTCCCTTCTATTTTATTTAATGCTAAATAAGGTTGTAAGTGGTGAAATTCGTATTATAAAACAGATCGCTATATACAGAAATCTTATACTATTCTCATCAGCCTTCACCTCATTTATCGTGGGAGCCAATGCGATAGGCATAATAGTATCTGCCTCGTTAGTAACAGCCCCAGCATATTTTGTAATACCCCTTTACGGATTAGCTGCAGCGTTAGGAGTTTTAACTAGTCAACGAATAGCAATAAGGGTAGGATTTCGTATAACTAAATTGGGATATTTGGGTGCATCCTCAGCGTTAATAGGAAGTAATGTTATAAATGAAATTTTCACGATTCTAGGAATACCACTATCAATTACCCAAACTATAGTGGGTGGTATAATAGGGCTTAGTTTTAGAAGCTTTACATCAGATGTTAAAAAACAAGTGATGCAAATATTCAGAAGTTGGTCTACATCCCCAATTTTTGCCATAGTACTCTCATTAGCAATCTTCGGAGTAATAAAGAGTATATTAGGACTTTAA
- a CDS encoding ribbon-helix-helix domain-containing protein — protein sequence MFMYLYHILFMIHMTTLKKVDEQTFELEITGTVTISFKLEDEFIRKVDNIARNLGYANRSDFIRDAIIYYLGYLKRNGNNNNNFDTDRY from the coding sequence ATGTTTATGTACTTATATCATATATTATTTATGATTCACATGACGACTTTGAAAAAGGTGGACGAACAGACATTTGAGCTAGAAATTACTGGGACCGTGACGATATCTTTTAAATTGGAGGACGAATTTATAAGAAAAGTAGATAATATTGCAAGGAACTTAGGGTATGCCAACAGAAGCGATTTTATAAGAGATGCCATAATCTATTATTTAGGGTATCTGAAAAGAAATGGCAATAACAATAATAATTTCGACACAGACCGTTATTGA
- the hel308 gene encoding ATP-dependent DNA helicase Hel308, which translates to MSLELEWMPIEDLKLPSNVIEIIKKRGIKKLNPPQTEAVKKGLLEGNRLLLTSPTGSGKTLIAEMGIISFLLKNGGKAIYVTPLRALTNEKYLTFKDWELIGFKVAMTSGDYDTDDAWLKNYDIIITTYEKLDSLWRHRPEWLNEVNYFVLDELHYLNDPERGPVVESVTIRAKRRNLLALSATISNYKQIAKWLGAEPVATNWRPVPLIEGVIYPERKKKEYNVIFKDNTTKKVHGDDAIIAYTLDSLSKNGQVLVFRNSRKMAESTALKIANYMNFVSLDENALSEILKQLDDIEEGGSDEKELLKSLISKGVAYHHAGLSKALRDLIEEGFRQRKIKVIVATPTLAAGVNLPARTVIIGDIYRFNKKIAGYYDEIPIMEYKQMSGRAGRPGFDQIGESIVVVRDKEDVDRVFKKYVLSDVEPIESKLGSERAFYTFLLGILSAEGNLSEKQLENFAYESLLAKQLVDVYFDRAIRWLLEHSFIKEEGNTFALTNFGKRVADLYINPFTADIIRKGLEGHKASCELAYLHLLAFTPDGPLVSVGRNEEEELIELLEDLDCELLIEEPYEEDEYSLYINALKVALIMKDWMDEVDEDTILSKYNIGSGDLRNMVETMDWLTYSAYHLSRELKLNEHADKLRILNLRVRDGIKEELLELVQISGVGRKRARLLYNNGIKELGDVVMNPDKVKNLLGQKLGEKVVQEAARLLNRFH; encoded by the coding sequence ATGAGTTTAGAATTAGAGTGGATGCCGATAGAGGACTTAAAATTACCTAGTAATGTTATTGAGATAATAAAAAAGAGAGGTATAAAAAAGCTTAACCCCCCTCAAACTGAAGCAGTAAAAAAAGGACTATTAGAGGGTAATAGACTATTACTAACTTCACCCACCGGCTCCGGGAAGACACTAATAGCCGAGATGGGAATAATTTCGTTTCTTCTAAAAAACGGAGGAAAGGCAATATATGTGACCCCACTTAGGGCGCTCACAAATGAAAAGTATTTAACATTTAAGGATTGGGAATTAATAGGTTTCAAAGTAGCTATGACCTCGGGTGACTATGATACAGACGATGCTTGGCTGAAGAATTATGATATTATAATTACCACTTACGAGAAGTTAGATTCCCTATGGCGTCATAGGCCAGAGTGGCTTAATGAGGTTAATTATTTCGTATTGGATGAACTGCATTATCTAAATGACCCCGAAAGGGGTCCAGTGGTTGAGAGCGTAACAATAAGGGCTAAAAGGAGGAATCTATTAGCGCTAAGTGCTACAATAAGTAACTATAAGCAAATAGCCAAATGGTTAGGAGCAGAGCCAGTTGCAACGAATTGGAGACCGGTTCCACTCATAGAGGGCGTCATATATCCTGAAAGGAAGAAGAAAGAATATAACGTAATTTTCAAAGACAATACTACCAAGAAAGTTCATGGAGATGATGCCATAATAGCATATACTCTGGATAGTCTAAGCAAAAATGGCCAAGTTTTAGTTTTTAGGAATTCTAGGAAAATGGCTGAGAGTACAGCTTTGAAGATAGCGAATTACATGAACTTTGTAAGTTTAGATGAGAATGCCTTATCTGAAATTTTAAAGCAATTAGATGATATTGAGGAAGGTGGGAGTGATGAAAAAGAGCTACTAAAATCTCTAATAAGTAAAGGAGTAGCGTATCATCATGCTGGATTATCAAAGGCATTAAGGGATTTAATAGAGGAAGGATTTAGGCAGAGAAAGATAAAGGTTATTGTAGCAACTCCAACCTTGGCTGCTGGTGTAAATTTGCCAGCTAGAACAGTAATAATAGGAGATATTTACAGGTTTAATAAGAAGATAGCTGGGTATTATGACGAGATTCCAATAATGGAATACAAGCAAATGAGCGGGAGAGCTGGTAGACCCGGCTTTGATCAGATCGGAGAATCAATAGTTGTAGTGAGAGATAAAGAAGATGTAGATAGAGTATTTAAGAAATATGTACTATCTGATGTTGAACCTATCGAATCTAAATTAGGTAGCGAAAGAGCATTTTATACATTCTTACTTGGCATCCTTTCTGCTGAAGGTAATTTAAGTGAAAAACAGTTGGAGAATTTCGCATACGAATCTTTGCTTGCAAAGCAATTGGTTGACGTTTATTTTGATAGAGCTATAAGGTGGTTATTAGAGCATTCCTTTATTAAAGAGGAAGGTAATACATTTGCCTTAACTAATTTCGGAAAGAGAGTAGCTGATCTATATATAAATCCGTTTACTGCAGATATTATAAGAAAAGGTCTAGAGGGACATAAGGCTTCATGTGAATTAGCTTATCTCCATTTATTGGCATTTACTCCAGATGGCCCATTAGTATCAGTAGGTAGGAATGAGGAAGAAGAACTAATTGAATTACTAGAAGACTTAGACTGCGAATTACTAATAGAGGAACCTTATGAAGAAGATGAATACTCACTTTACATAAACGCATTAAAAGTAGCGTTAATAATGAAGGATTGGATGGATGAAGTTGACGAAGATACAATCTTGAGTAAATATAACATAGGTTCTGGCGACTTGAGAAATATGGTCGAAACAATGGACTGGTTAACTTATAGTGCGTATCATCTGTCTAGAGAGTTGAAGTTAAATGAGCACGCTGATAAACTAAGGATTTTAAACCTAAGAGTGAGAGATGGTATAAAGGAAGAGCTATTGGAATTAGTTCAAATAAGTGGTGTGGGTAGGAAGAGGGCTAGACTATTATATAATAATGGAATTAAAGAATTGGGCGATGTCGTAATGAATCCAGATAAGGTAAAGAACTTGTTAGGTCAAAAATTGGGTGAAAAAGTTGTCCAAGAAGCTGCAAGATTACTTAATAGATTTCATTAA
- a CDS encoding acyl-CoA carboxylase subunit beta encodes MSLYEKPPMDKLIEDLKILKEKAYKGGGEERVNFQHSKGKLTARERLNLLFDEGTFNEILTFATTRATEFGLDRNKFYGDGVIAGWGKVDGRQVFAYAQDFTVLGGSLGETHANKIVRAYELALKVGAPVIGINDSGGARIQEGALSLEGYGAVFKMNVMASGVIPQITIMAGPAAGGAVYSPALTDFLIMIKGDAYYMFVTGPEITKVSIGEEVSYQDLGGAIVHATKSGVVHFVAENEQDAINIAKRLLSYLPSNNMEEPPYIDTGDPADREVQGAESIVPTDSVKPFDIRDLIYNIVDNSEFLEVHKLWAQNITVGFGRINGNVVGIIANNSAYYGGAIDIDAADKAARFIRFCDAFNIPLISLVDTPGYVPGTDQEYKGIIRHGAKMLYAFAEATVPKITVIVRRSYGGAHIAMSIKSLGADLVYAWPSAEIAVTGPEGAVRILYRREIQNAQNPEEFLKQKIAEYKKLFANPYWAAEKGLIDDVIEPKDTRKVISRGLEILRNKREFRYPKKHGNIPL; translated from the coding sequence ATGTCTCTATATGAAAAACCTCCAATGGATAAATTAATAGAAGATCTGAAAATATTGAAGGAAAAAGCATATAAAGGCGGAGGAGAGGAGAGAGTAAACTTTCAGCATAGCAAAGGGAAACTAACAGCGAGGGAGAGGTTAAATCTATTATTCGACGAAGGAACATTCAATGAAATATTAACATTTGCCACTACTAGAGCAACAGAATTCGGGTTAGATAGGAATAAGTTTTACGGAGATGGAGTGATAGCTGGATGGGGAAAAGTAGATGGCAGACAAGTTTTCGCTTACGCTCAAGACTTTACGGTTCTCGGAGGAAGTCTAGGAGAAACACATGCAAACAAGATAGTTAGAGCTTATGAGCTAGCCCTAAAGGTTGGCGCTCCGGTAATAGGAATAAACGATTCCGGAGGTGCCAGAATACAAGAAGGCGCATTATCTCTAGAAGGATATGGTGCAGTGTTTAAGATGAACGTAATGGCGTCTGGAGTAATTCCCCAAATTACCATTATGGCAGGACCGGCAGCTGGAGGGGCTGTCTACTCGCCTGCTCTAACCGACTTCTTAATAATGATAAAAGGAGACGCGTATTACATGTTTGTAACCGGCCCAGAGATTACTAAAGTGTCAATAGGGGAAGAAGTTAGTTACCAAGATCTAGGTGGTGCAATAGTTCACGCAACCAAGTCTGGAGTAGTTCATTTTGTAGCTGAAAACGAACAAGATGCGATAAATATAGCTAAGAGGTTACTCTCCTATTTGCCTTCAAATAATATGGAAGAGCCCCCATATATTGATACTGGTGATCCCGCTGATAGAGAAGTACAAGGTGCAGAGTCAATAGTGCCTACTGACTCAGTAAAACCATTCGACATAAGAGACCTAATATATAATATAGTTGACAATAGCGAATTCTTGGAAGTTCACAAATTATGGGCACAAAATATTACTGTAGGGTTTGGAAGGATAAATGGAAACGTTGTGGGCATTATTGCTAATAATTCAGCATACTATGGAGGAGCAATAGATATTGATGCAGCGGATAAAGCTGCCAGATTTATCAGATTCTGTGATGCGTTCAACATACCGTTAATAAGTCTTGTAGATACGCCTGGTTATGTACCCGGAACAGATCAAGAATATAAAGGGATAATAAGACATGGTGCTAAAATGTTATACGCGTTTGCTGAGGCTACAGTACCAAAGATAACAGTTATTGTAAGAAGGTCTTATGGTGGTGCTCACATCGCAATGAGTATTAAAAGCTTAGGTGCTGACCTAGTTTATGCTTGGCCATCTGCAGAAATAGCCGTAACTGGCCCAGAAGGTGCAGTTAGAATATTATATAGGAGGGAAATACAAAATGCGCAAAATCCGGAAGAATTCTTAAAACAAAAAATAGCCGAGTACAAGAAATTATTCGCGAATCCTTACTGGGCAGCCGAGAAGGGTCTTATAGACGATGTTATTGAGCCTAAAGACACTAGAAAAGTAATATCTAGAGGATTAGAAATACTAAGAAATAAAAGAGAATTCAGATATCCTAAGAAACATGGAAATATACCTCTATAG
- a CDS encoding acetyl-CoA carboxylase biotin carboxyl carrier protein subunit, with the protein MRLFRIYSELGDTFLVSYDQIGNNVDKIKIGDNIYEVKYLGPGNRENEYLFEVNGKKYYVYMEQDGTLIFNNQDFLRLDKVTEIPVKGEERVEEIIRGKEGEIVSPLFGRVVKIRVKEGDAVNKGQPLLSIEAMKAETVLSSPIGGIVQKILVKEGQGVKKGDILVVIK; encoded by the coding sequence ATGAGGTTATTTAGAATTTATAGTGAATTAGGAGATACGTTTCTAGTATCTTATGATCAAATCGGTAATAATGTCGATAAAATAAAAATAGGAGATAATATTTACGAGGTAAAATATCTAGGGCCCGGCAATAGGGAAAACGAATATTTATTCGAAGTTAATGGTAAAAAATACTATGTCTACATGGAACAAGATGGCACTTTAATATTCAACAATCAAGATTTCTTAAGGTTAGATAAGGTAACTGAAATCCCGGTAAAAGGAGAAGAAAGGGTTGAAGAGATTATAAGGGGAAAAGAAGGAGAAATAGTATCGCCATTATTTGGAAGGGTAGTTAAAATAAGAGTAAAAGAAGGAGATGCAGTAAATAAGGGTCAACCTTTGTTATCAATCGAGGCAATGAAGGCAGAAACAGTTCTCTCATCGCCAATAGGTGGGATCGTGCAAAAAATTCTTGTCAAAGAAGGGCAAGGTGTAAAAAAGGGAGATATTTTAGTCGTTATAAAATAA